AACATCTAGCAAGGTggttggcacacagtaggcactggTTGCTGTTATGAAATGAATCCCTGGAGAAGCACCTACTCCTAACTCACAAGAGAACGACTCAATGCCCGCTCTGTGCTTGGCACTGGGTGGAACAGGATAGGAACCTGCATGAACCATGGTCTTGGCCCCCCAGGAGTCTGTGGTCTAGTGTGGagaccagagaggctgcctggagAAGCGCTAGGGCAAGGACTTGAGAGCAGTGTCTCAGCCCTGAGAGAAATGACAGCTAGCATGTTTGAAGTCACTAGTCTCCGTGCTTTACATATGTAATCTTGGTTATCCTTCAGGAAAACCAGAAGAGAGAGGTACGATTATTATCCGCATTTTGCAGTTCAGGAAACTGAGGAGACATAGGGAGGTTAGGTACACTTGACTAGGATCACAGTTAGTAGGTAAAAGAACTAGGAATGAAACCTAGGCGGTCACTCTGGAGCCTCTTAGCCCTACCCCTTGTGGGTGGGATGGTGTGTCCAGTGCTATAACTGATTGTGCTATACGAGAGTAACTGTTGGGGACCCTGAAGTTTAGCCCCTGACCTTCCCTTGTCTCTGCAGAAGCCGCTGATGGGAGCTCCACCCTGGGAGGGGGTGCCGGCACCATGGGCTTGAGTGCCCGCTACGGACCCCAGTTCACCCTGCAGCACGTGCCCGACTACCGCCAGAACGTCTACATCCCCGGCAGCAATGCCACTCTGACCAACGCAGCTGGCAAGCGAGATGGCAAGGCCCCGGCAGGTGGCAACGGCAGCAAGAAGAAGTCGGGCAAGAAGGAGAAGAAGTAATGCGGAGGCCAGGCCTTGGAGCCACagggcagcctccctccccaACCAGCCCAGCCTCTCCCTAGCTGTGCCCAGGCCTCGGATTTTCAGGGCTCACTCCCAGGATACTGGTAGGGGCCCAGGCCATGCTCCCCTTGGGAAACAGAAACAAGTGCCCAGTCaacacccctcccctgcccccaggggatTGAATATGCAAAGGGAGTTCTGCTGGGAACCCCCATCCAATCAGTTGCTGTGCCCATGGGGGTAGTGGGTTAGTGTAGACACCATTTATCACACCCCCTTCAGTTACAGCTGAACTCCTCCATCTTCCAAATTCAATCAGGCCCATccatcccctgcctccctcctacccGACCCACCCCGCCCTCCTCCTCAACAGCTCCTCTTTCTTAAGTTGTTTGGGGGTGTTGAGGTACCTGGTGACCTAAAAAGGCTCATAGTTCTGAAGAGTTGGAAGGGCATCATGACCTCTTGGCCTCTCCTTCAATTCTCAAACTTCCCCCAAAGCATGGTTTGGTGCCAATCCCTTCACCTCCTTCCAGGACCTGAGACCAAGCTCAAGTTTGGGGAGATACGGTCACCATTCCCATGGTACTGATGCTTGCTGGATTTAGGGAGGGCATTTTGCTACCATGCCTCTTCCCAACACCCTGGGGACcagtcttttgtttttcattgtttgatGTTCCCACTGCATGCTGtgacttccccctccccaaacaaGAGACTTCACTGCATGTTCTAAGACAGTATGGGGTGGTAAGATAAAGAAGGGAAgggcgcgcgcgtgcgtgcgtgcgtgcgtgcgtgtgtgtgtgtgtgtgtgtgtgtgtatgtgtatgggggGATGGACAAAGCTTGATCCATCAGTTAGCAGGGTCTTGCAGCAGGCTCTGTATGCCCCCTGGGTACTGACCAGATCCCCAAATTCCAGCCATAAGCCAAGCACCAGGCTGGACCCTCATCTATCATATACAGGGCAGCCCAGGCAGCCAGCGGTGGGCTGAGCTATGGGCACCAATGGATTTAAACTGGCATTATGGTCCAAGGAAGCTCCGAGCAGGTTTGGGACCAGGTCCCCTGGAGAGGTCAGAGGGGCCTCTGTGGGTGCTGGGTACTCCAGAGGTGCTGCTGGTGGAAGGATCAGTGTGGCCCCAGCAGGAAGGGTGGGCCAGCTAGACCATTTTTGGTCCCTGGGTTGGGAAGGAAAGGAGCTAGAGCAGGGACCAAGTGGAAAGTGTCAGCCCAGGACCAGGGCTTCTCCACAGGGCCCCTGCAAACGGCAGCCCCAGTCCTTCACCTTGCCAGGTGCCATTTCTTCTCTGTGAAGGCCACTGCCCAGGCCCCTAGTCCGCTCCCTCGTGGCCAGAGCCTGGTTAAAGTCCCCCAGTGCCTCCTTGTGCATAGACCTTCCTCTGCCCACCCCTTCTGCCCCCGGGGTCCCGTTCACGCAGCGGGGCTTCGCGAGAACCCCACCCCGGCCCTTGCAGTGGTGTAGAGCCCTCCCCCTCTTTCGGCTGGTGTAGAATAGCCAATAGTGTAGTGCGGCGTGCTTTTCCGTAATGGCGAGTGGGCCGCGGGCGGCGGGCTCCGCGCAGCCGTCTGTCCCCGAATCTGCCTGCGGCGGCCCGTGCTGTGTTTTGTGCTGTGTCCACGCGCTGCGGCGACCCCCTCCCGCGTCCTGACTCCTCTAAGCGCTTCTCTTTGCATAGTCACGtagctccccaccccacccccttcctgtgTCTCACGCAAGTTTTATACTCTAATATTTATatggctttttttctttgaaaaaaattaaaagatttcttCTGAAAGGTTCACCGTTTCTATGTAAAAGATGGGGGCTCCTGGCATGTGTGGATGAAGTGATGAGCTCAGAGTTGTATGCTGGAAGACGAGCGGGATCGGGAGGCGATTATTGTGTTGCGTGTTGGTTTTGGGTCATTGCCCGAGAGTCTGTGTATAATTGTTAAATGCGGCAACACCGTCGTGCATATATATAATGGTGTGCGTTGACCGTAATGGTGCTTGTGGATCTGTACCGCGTGTGTGTAATCGGCTTGCGGGTCCGCTGTGGGGAAGGGGATTTCTGAGCGCGACGTGGCAGCGTGCGGCCGCGGGTTCAGTTGTCTGTTCGCTGCTGTCTCCAGGCAGAAGAGGAGACCCGGGCGAGGGGGCGGCGCGGGCTGGCAAATAGAGCTGGAGAGGGGGCCGTGGACGTTTCCTGAGTTCCGCCCCTTCCCTGCTAAAATGACCACCCCGAGCGCCCTGCCAGGCTTCGCGGGAGGAGGGTGGGCTCTCCTCTGCCAGTCCTCCTCCAcacccctcacctcccccaccctccctcccaggggGCTGGAAATGCGTGTGTAccgggtggggaggggggtggcggGCGGTGTCAAGGGGACAGAAAGGGTATGGCGGACATAAGATTGCCCGCAGGCGCAGatgccctccctccttcctctctccctctctccgtcCTTTCCATTCACTTCTCGCCTAGCCCGTCTCCCgcctcctccagcctcctggaAGCAAGGAGGGATTCGAGGTTGCTGCCGCCAAAGAAGCTGCAGGCAACAGAGTGGGAGGAAGGGGCGGAAGGACATAAAGACAGACCCATTGGGGTTTTCAGGGGGGTCGGTGAGGGCAAGGGCATGCCCAACCGCAGGGTTGGGGGTGGCTGTCTCTGGGTGTCCTCTGTACTCTCCCAGAGCCGGTCAAGCGGTCTGCCAGCTTCTGAAGTCTGTTGTCATGGAAACCAAGGCTTCCAACTAGGTAAGCGTCTGGGGGCGGCTTTCTTGCGTGGGAGGAAGGGTGGTGTGCGTGGCTGCTGAGATGGAAGCAGGGTTTTGTTTCCGAGAGCCAGGCTGCAGAGGGCGGGGTGCTGGTCGCCTGGGTTCTATTCCAGGCACGGCAGGAGACTGGCAAAGCGCGTGAGCAGCTGTGGTTGGTCGGTCCCCTAATTGGTATGTGTGCCTATACAGCTCTAAGCCAGAAACGCGTGGCCTCTGGGGGTAGggaagaaggaggcagggaacccacctccacctccccagccATACTAGGGAGGCAGCTGCCCAGGCTCCAGGGCTACTTAAGAGGCTTTTATTTCCAGTTCCAGAGCCTGCCCAAATGGGTTTGTGGTTCCTCTCCAAGCCCTTCCCTTTCTGTTCTGGACCTGGTTTGTAAGATTTCTTTGTGCAGGTCACAGTGTGCTCAAACAAGTCTGGCTCTGTGAGCATCAAGTCACCTGGAGCATGACCTCTGTCTTTTGACCTCTGCTGGGCAGGCTCAAGTTTCCACCCCAGGGTAAGCCCTAGCCTGGAATGTGGTCTGTGGACACCAAAAGTGAGTGTGGGAGGGGAATACGGGAGAATGGCAGAATGGCAGTCATAGGTTTCCCTTAGCAAAAGAGGCACAGGTACTGCCAGGAAACTGCATGTGAAGTGTGGGGTCATGGGGAGGTGCGGTCCCAGAACTGAATCCAAGAAAAGGGTTCCAAGCCAAGAGGCAGCAATGTGGAAGGGTAGGGGGGCTGAACTGGGGCCCTACTCCTTTACAGAGGGCAAATGGCGGGACAGAAGCCACTATGTATGAATCAGTTCTAGCCCTGCGCCCAACcgtagtgtctggcacatgaaGGTGCCGGCACCCTTTTGATGATTTTGTCAGGTCAGTCGGGCTTGAGGCAGGACAAGAGTGGAGAAGCCTGGATGAGAGTGAAGACAGATAGTTCAGAAATTCACAAAGGAAGCGGTAAGGCAGTACTGTTTCAATGCTTTATTAACAACAGTTGGAAACAAACCCAACAAACTGGAGGTGATGACATCCCAGAAGCCCAAGAGGTGAGGGGAACAGGTTTGCATTTTGtcccttttttattattattattaaatgcatCTTAGcaaaagtagattaaaaaagaaagggtcaAAGCCCCAGATGTCAGCAGGGAGGAGGGGACCTAGGGGAGCAGCAGGCCCCTATACCACGGTCCTCCCAGAAATAGCTCAAAGGAGCTGCTGTTGCCCCTTCACACACAGGCTCTAACAACCAGAACCCTCCTTCCGGGCCTCAAGGCCTCCCTGCAGGCGCCCTTAGGTCTCCTAAGCTCCCCCTTGCTCTAATAACTGTACTTTTAGTGCCAGGCCCTACCAGtgccattctctctctcccagggGTGGGAAGCTGAAAGGAGCACAGGAGGGCAAAGTGTCACCTTGACCGGAGAATCTGAGCTTCCTGTGGCTGGGACCGCCAAAGAGTCTGGCCTGCCCACTGCAGAGAAGAGAGCAGGGTGGGGCACAGCCTGTGCGCACTGCTCCAGAGTGGCCAGTTAGCATTTGCACATTTGGCttgataaatatattaaatttataaaaactcttGTCGTTTCAGAGCTCCCACTACTCTTAGGCCTGGTCCAGCTCAACAAGAGAAGAGCTTCCCCTTGCCCCAGAGTCAGATGCTGGGAGAGAGAGTCTGCACTGGCCTCAAGGTCCCAGAGGCTTGAGGGCTGAGGTGGAAGTCCAGGGGCTTGTTCAGAATTGAGGCTTGTGGGGAGAAATCCCAGGGACTCTGGAACCTGCCCTCAAAGCCTCTTACATTatggaggggaaaggaggaaggaagagttattttccttaataaaaaaaaaaaaaaaaaaaattcatataaaaatagaTCCTTTTGCAAAACAATTTCTCAGCCAGGAGGCTCCACCTCCCATTTCCCTGGAGACAGAGGATAAGGTGTTGGGATGAGATGCACCAAAGCTCTAGGGAGGGCGTGAGAAGGGCCTGTGGCTCAGTAGCCTAGGGCTGGTGCAGAGGGTCCAGAGAGGCCAGGGCACAGAGCATGGCAGCAGGCTGGGGGCAGGTCCCACCTGTGCCATGCCTGCCTGCCCTCGGCTCTGGCCTAGGCCACAGGAGAACAGATAAAAGTGGTCcaggttctttttgttttgggaGGCCTTTCCCAAAAAGTGGGATAAGGGGGATTTGCTCCCCACTTCCTTGGAAGCATCTCCCAATGCCACACGCCTAGTGATAACAAGAGCCAGGGGCAggaagagtggggagggggggtgaCAGCAATGAAAGGAGGGACAGAGCCCAAAGGTTCATCAGCCCATGCTGTTCTCAGGGCCAGAGAAAACACCAAAGAAAAGCACAAACCCAGCAAAAGCCTACGGGAAAGGTAGGGGCTGAGAAAGCAGGTGGGGCCTTGTCTGAGATGAGGCCACGGAGAACAGAGGAGACACTTGGGGTTAAGGCAGCAAACACAGAGCCTGCTTTGGTAATAAGAGAGCCAGAGCTGGCTGGGTTGGCCTCAGGCCTCCCCACACTGCCctttccttctggcctccaggcaGCTGAAGCTGTGTGTGATGATGTACAGAGAGCAGCAGGCTGGAGACAAAGATGGGGTCAAGGTGATGGGAGTGGCCACCGCAGAGGAATATCTCTGTGACCCTTCAGGcacatgctgcagggcagggACAGTCTGGAGCTCCACTGAGGAGCTGCCATGGCCCCAGGACCTGGCTTAGCTTGCACGGCCGAGCAACTCCTTGGCCTCCTCAAGGATGGTGGGGACTTCCTCGCTCTTCTTGGACATCTTGGCGGGAACACAGGTTATGGCATCGTCCCTGGTCAGCACTGATTCTAGCTGAGATATGGCTGCACACCCAACCTTCCTGTTGCCTGCAAGAGAAGACATGAGAGATCTCGTCCATGGAAGGCCAGTTTCGAATCCCTATCGATCTCTACGGCAGATACTCGGCCAGAAGCCATGCACACGTGGCGGCCCTGTCCAGTTCAGAGGCCCTTCTTTtgaagaaggaggggaagaaagcCAGGAACACATGGAAGATACCTTtgcggtggggaggggggcaagcAGGGAATATGCGAGTACGGTACAGGTAGGAGAGCAAGCTCTTGAGTTCCTGTGTGAAAAGTAGTAAAAAGTTTGAATACAGCTACACAGACACAACGGAGTTCAAGTATCAGCAGTGTAATGTAAAGAGAGAGAAGTACTCAAAACCTGTTTTCTCATCAGAGGGTTGTTGGAAGTAAACAGACTCAAGCTTAGTAAACAGttattatgtttgttttcttggcAGTTCTCAGGAAGCTCCTAGGCCAAAATCACTTTCAGTCAGCCCTGGGCAGGGTTGTCCCAAGCGGAGGAAGGCCTTTAGCAGGCGGCCAGAGGGACTCCCGCAAAGAGGAGCAGCAGCCATGCACTGACGTCACATGATGCCACACTCGCCTGGGTTCCaccaaccctccctccctctcgccGCGCCCACACGCTGAGCTCTTTTCCACCTCTTCAAGGGCAGCAGCACGATCCAAATGCCAAGGGCTCTACAAGGTGTgcaatatgtgtgtgtgggtgtgtgtaggGGGAGGGGTAGCGAAAGGTATGTCAGGGAAAGCAGAGCTGGGGTCAAGGATGGCCAGGATGAACCCCACAAAGAAATCTTAGCCCAATTGGCTAAGGGATAGTGAAGCTTCAGTTGCTACCCtaaataggaagagaaaaaccaatCCATGAGTTACTGTCCTAACTCCTGGGCGTCATCCCCAAAACTCTCATATTCATTCATGGAATCCACATTTATGGTCCCAGTATCCTCAACAAGAAAGCCGTTCCTTGGGACCATGCCCATCTCATGCTGTCTGCCTCTTCCCATGCCCTACAAGTAGCGCAGAGAGACTGCAGGTCCCAAAGAGCTGCCTGCCAGGGGTGAAAGAAGCCGGACACAAAGGCCACAGATGCTAtaattccatttctgtaaaatctCTAGAATGGGCAAATCCAGAGACAAAGTAGgtttgtggttgccagggcctaggCGCAGGGagaatgggtatggggtttctttttggggtcaTGAAATGTTGTGGAATTAGTGGTgctggttgcacaaccttgtgaatatgctaaaaaacactaaattgtatactttagAAGGGTGAATTTTAGGTATGTGATTTATatccagttaaaaaacaaacaaacaaacaaaaaagataacagCTTGCTGGGTCATGGGAAAGCTGGGTGGAGAAAGCAGTGCCTAAACCTTAAAGAAGCAGAGACAGAGGCGAGAAGGCCAGCACTCCTAAATGCAGGACAGGGCAGCGGCAGGGCACGAGCAGGAAGGAAGAGGTCCAGAAGAGTCGGTGAACAAAGTGTCCACTTTGCCTCCTTGAGACCAGCAAAAAGCTTTAGGTGGGACGGAAGCCAAACAGGGTCAGAGGGCCCAGGTCTTCACCAGGGCTGTCAGCCTCTGCAGAAACATGACCCAGAGCCACTGTGTTCACAAGGCAGAGGCTACCCGCGGGTCAGCTGGGAGCACACAGCACGCCCACAGGTTACCAATTTAcaggtctcctcctcctcctcccagggatGGACAGGATTGTCTACCAAGAGGAGAAAGAATAGTGAAGACCCTGGCTGGCAGGCACAGGGCTCATCTGGTTACGGGGGAAGGTGTGGGACCAAGACTCCAGGGTTTCACACAAACTACTCCTCGGATTATGAACGTGTAATGATGCCTCAGTGACGGATGGGGGAGGAAAAGGGCCCGTAGGAGTGCGACTAGGATGGTCTCCTATCTCCAGCAAAATCTTCCTCAGACCTGCTgagtttctgctcttttttttggAATACTCCCTTCTCTAGGACCCTACTTGTCATGTCCAGAAAAGTCAGTGGCTTGATTATCACTTTGCTGCTCCTTTGAATTCAGTCACGAGCAGCTGAGAAAATACTCCaactatatttgtgtgtgtgtgtgactccaGGGGTAagtatatgttaaaataatttctgactCTGGACCCAGGGAAAAGGAACACTGGGTCTTCAGGAACACCTATCTTGGACAACATGGGAAAAGTCAAAGTACAAGTGTGAAGTATCTTCAGCTGTTTCtctctttggtttcttcctctAAAACTAAGAAGATACCAGTTGTACCTTATCAAGCACGTCTCTATATTTTCCTAGATTCAAAAAGCTTCTGATGCATTGTGGATTTCATAAAAACTGAGTGGATGGTAAGTCAGGAAAGACCAAAATTTCCCTTTTAAGCCTAGAAGGTAGGTATACTAGGCATGGACGTGATGTGGCCTAAGGTCagaatcagaaaagagaaaaaaaactcttGTTGGAACCGGGAACAGAATCGAGGAATCCTGGCTGCCACTCTGGCTTCAGGGCCACAGTTATGCTGAACAGCTTGACTATCCAGAAGACAACCTCTCCCAGCCCTTCCCTAACTTGGGTACTTGTTAAGACGATTGAAAAGTAGCCACAGAAGCAGATACATATTTTGACTCTATGGGACCAGGGAGGATTATTAATTCCTAGTAGTCCCACAGACTGTGGGGGAAAGGGAACAATCCTGAGACACTGGCCAAAGCTATCTGAGGCCAGATTTCTAGAAGTTAGGGGTGAGCTACATAAAAACACCAGCGAAATATAACACTAGTATAGATGAATTGGAAAAAGGTTAATGatttggaaaaaagatatttataacaCACAGGCTAGGAACTACTACTAAGGAGGAAGTACTCGTTAATAAGCTTCCTTAGGGAAGAGGAAACTAGGACAGATGGGGCAGTCATTACCATCCTAAAGAACTCATTATTGTCTACAACACTCCTAATTATAATTCCTGTCCTATTTTTACAAAAGTGGAGGGAGAAATAGTGGTGGTAGAGGATAtactcttaacctctctggacagGTGGTCACTGGAAGACTCCCTGAAGCAATTTCACTATGTCCAGGGCTCTCCTTGCCGGAAGGTATGAAAGAGTATTTCTGGCCTACACAGAGGGCTCGCTGTCATCTCCTGCTCCTCACATAGGCTTAGTGGAAATATTCCTGGACTTGGATTCACAACAGTGGGTTACAGTTCTGGCTCTATCATTAGCCAGTTCTGTAGCTCTTGGCAAGACCTTATCTGGGTCTCAAGTCCTGTTACCTACGAGAAGGTGAGATGCTAATCATTGGAGGTCTTTAGCGCTGGTCCCAACTCTAAGGTTCTATCAGTGTAGGGAGAGCTTAGCGGGaagctgggaagtggcagagggaaggaaagggagagggagatgaatttctttctttccttgacttttatCCCAGTGAGCAGATGGCCTGTATATAAGAAGCCACAATTCAGACATGGAGATAAAGTTGAGTCATTAAAACCACAAGCTGACTCAATCATCAGCCTGAAATAGTAGCTGTAATACAATCACATGGATTCTTCCCCTTGACACTCAAAGCATTGTTCTCCCACACCCTGCAGATCACAGCAGTTTACATGTCACTTTTAATGAACCAGCCCTGATAGTAACGCTCCTCTTCCACCCCCTCAATGGGTCTTTGTATACTGGTCACTCCCTCAGGTCTCCAGAGACCAGaagatgttttttaaacattCCTTTAAATCCCAGGGCAAAGGCTGTGTCTTTCAATATGGACAGCTGCCTTTCTGGGACGGAGGAGGGCTGTGAGGCAGACCTGCATAATAGTGCTTCGGTTTTTAGCTCAAATCAGTCAGTCAGCAGGAACAGTCAGACAGCCAAGCACTGGGTGGACCAGCTAAGTCCAGCAGCCAGTGAGGGAAACCTTTATAGTTTTACAATGTGGCCTTCTGGGTccagtctctttcttttcttctcctcttaaTCCTACCGTcactgtacaaaaaaaaaaatactaaagctaTAAAGGGCCCTGGAGACCACTCTACCCCAACTCTTATTTTAGACGTGAAGAAATTGAGTCC
The Physeter macrocephalus isolate SW-GA chromosome 8, ASM283717v5, whole genome shotgun sequence genome window above contains:
- the LOC102983402 gene encoding protocadherin gamma-A6 isoform X19 codes for the protein MKGDPKQLQQAPPNTDWRFSQAQRPGTSGSQNGDETGTWPNNQFDTEMLQAMILASASEAADGSSTLGGGAGTMGLSARYGPQFTLQHVPDYRQNVYIPGSNATLTNAAGKRDGKAPAGGNGSKKKSGKKEKK
- the LOC102983402 gene encoding protocadherin gamma-B5 isoform X18, with protein sequence MIPEAWRSGLQAPPNTDWRFSQAQRPGTSGSQNGDETGTWPNNQFDTEMLQAMILASASEAADGSSTLGGGAGTMGLSARYGPQFTLQHVPDYRQNVYIPGSNATLTNAAGKRDGKAPAGGNGSKKKSGKKEKK